The following proteins come from a genomic window of Pararhodobacter sp.:
- the aceF gene encoding dihydrolipoyllysine-residue acetyltransferase, translating into MAIEVQVPDIGDFTDVPVITILVSVGDTVAAEDPLIELESDKATLEVPSPSAGKVAEIKVKEGDKVSQGSLILILEGEGQAAAPAAAPAEPAKAAAPAPTPAPAAAAAAPVVVDSGFGKAHASPSIRAFARQLGIDLANVNGTGRKGRILREDITASFKTTAAPAASGGAVSGGMGIPPIPTVDFSKFGPVENVDMARIKKLSGPALHRSWLNIPHVTHQEEADITELDQYRKDLDTDAKPQGYRVTLLSFLIKASVSALKTHWEFNSSLHPDGDKLIRKSYYNIGFAADTPNGLMVPVIKEADRKGIVEISKELGDLSAQARDGKLKSADMQGATFTISSLGGIGGTGFTPIVNAPEVAILGLTRSKMAPVWNGSEFVPRNILPMSLSYDHRAIDGALAARFAATLKHLLGDVRRLML; encoded by the coding sequence ATGGCTATCGAAGTCCAAGTCCCCGACATCGGCGATTTCACCGACGTCCCCGTCATCACCATTCTGGTCAGCGTCGGCGATACCGTCGCCGCCGAAGACCCGCTGATCGAGCTGGAATCCGACAAGGCCACGCTCGAAGTGCCCTCGCCCTCGGCTGGCAAGGTCGCCGAGATCAAGGTCAAGGAAGGCGACAAGGTTTCCCAAGGCTCGCTGATCCTCATCCTGGAGGGCGAAGGCCAAGCAGCCGCCCCTGCGGCTGCCCCGGCAGAACCCGCCAAAGCCGCGGCACCAGCCCCAACCCCAGCCCCCGCCGCCGCTGCTGCCGCCCCTGTCGTGGTCGATAGCGGCTTTGGCAAGGCCCATGCCTCGCCCTCGATCCGGGCCTTTGCGCGCCAGTTGGGCATTGATCTGGCCAATGTTAACGGCACCGGGCGCAAAGGTCGCATCCTGCGCGAGGACATCACCGCCAGCTTCAAGACCACGGCCGCCCCGGCAGCCAGCGGCGGCGCGGTGTCGGGCGGCATGGGCATTCCTCCGATCCCGACGGTTGATTTTTCCAAATTCGGCCCGGTCGAAAACGTGGACATGGCGCGCATCAAGAAGCTGTCCGGCCCGGCGCTGCATCGTTCGTGGCTCAACATTCCGCATGTCACGCATCAGGAAGAGGCCGATATCACCGAGCTGGACCAGTATCGCAAGGATCTGGACACCGACGCCAAGCCGCAGGGCTACCGCGTCACGCTGCTGTCGTTCCTGATCAAGGCCAGCGTTTCGGCGCTCAAGACGCATTGGGAGTTCAATTCCTCGCTGCACCCCGATGGCGACAAGCTGATCCGCAAATCCTACTATAACATCGGCTTTGCCGCCGACACGCCGAACGGGTTGATGGTGCCGGTGATCAAGGAGGCGGACCGCAAGGGCATTGTCGAAATCTCCAAGGAATTGGGCGATCTGTCGGCACAGGCCCGCGACGGCAAGCTGAAATCGGCGGATATGCAGGGCGCGACCTTTACCATCTCGTCCCTGGGCGGCATCGGTGGCACCGGCTTCACGCCGATTGTCAACGCGCCCGAGGTGGCGATCCTGGGTCTGACGCGCTCGAAAATGGCGCCGGTCTGGAACGGGTCCGAGTTCGTTCCGCGCAACATTCTGCCGATGAGCCTCTCGTACGATCACCGCGCCATCGACGGCGCTCTGGCCGCACGTTTTGCCGCCACGTTGAAACATCTGCTCGGCGATGTGCGCCGGCTGATGTTGTAA
- the aceE gene encoding pyruvate dehydrogenase (acetyl-transferring), homodimeric type — MTDTPTDIDLVETQEWQDAIADVIERDGANRAHFLLDKAVQQARAAGANLPFSATTPYQNTLAADDLPAFPGDLDMEWRIRTINRWNAMATVVRRNKESSEYGGHIASFASAAVMYDIGLNHFWRSKSAIHGGDLVFFQGHVVPGIYARSFMEGRISEEELENFRSEVGGKGLSSYPHPWLMPDYWQFPTVSMGLGPLMAIYQARFMKYMHNRGHIDMGDRKVWCFLGDGEMDEPESRGAISLAARENLDNLIFVVNCNLQRLDGPVRGNGKIVQELEGEFRGAGWEVSKLLWGRGWDQLLEKDVSGKLRQLMDETVDGDYQTFKSKDGAYIRKHFFGKYPETAALVADWTDDQIWALRRGGHDPEKVYGAFKYATEVKGQPTCLLIKTVKGYGMGTGGEGQNTSHQQKKLAEDQLRAFRDRFKIPVSDEDLGKAPFVSLNNAQKAYLAERRQALGGDFPKRVWRDTPALQVPPLSAFKAQLDSSGDREISTTMAFVRILTTLLRDKNIGKNIVPIVPDESRTFGMEGLFRSVGIYNPLGQHYTPEDADQMMYYRETETGQVLQEGINEAGAMADWIAAATAYSNHGVAMVPFYIYYSMFGFQRIGDLAWAAGDSRSRGFMLGGTAGRTTLNGEGLQHQDGHSHILAGTIPNCISYDPTFQHEVAVLIQHGMERMYAKQEDVYFYLTLMNENYAHPAMPAGSEEGIIKGLYRLKKTKPGKKHINFMGSGTILVQAMKAADMLAEDFGVTADIWSATSLNELARDGQDALRHNRLNPLGEQRVPYVTQALDGVKGPIIAATDYMKNYAEQIRAFVPGRFTVLGTDGFGRSDSRVNLREFFEVDANHIAAAAMVDLFREGTLDEKTLKSALAKYEIDGNKPNPRLV; from the coding sequence ATGACCGATACGCCTACCGATATCGACCTGGTTGAAACCCAAGAATGGCAGGACGCCATCGCCGATGTGATCGAACGCGACGGGGCCAATCGGGCTCATTTCCTGTTGGACAAGGCGGTTCAGCAGGCGCGCGCCGCGGGCGCAAACCTGCCGTTTTCCGCGACGACGCCGTATCAGAACACGCTGGCCGCCGATGATCTGCCGGCGTTCCCCGGCGATCTGGACATGGAGTGGCGGATTCGCACGATCAATCGCTGGAACGCCATGGCGACGGTGGTGCGGCGCAACAAGGAAAGCAGTGAATACGGCGGCCATATTGCCAGCTTCGCCTCGGCGGCTGTGATGTATGACATTGGCCTCAACCATTTCTGGCGCTCGAAATCCGCGATTCACGGCGGCGATCTGGTGTTCTTTCAGGGCCATGTCGTGCCCGGCATCTACGCGCGCTCGTTCATGGAGGGGCGGATCAGCGAGGAAGAGCTGGAAAACTTCCGCTCGGAGGTTGGTGGCAAGGGGCTGTCGTCGTATCCGCACCCGTGGCTGATGCCGGATTATTGGCAATTCCCGACGGTTTCGATGGGGCTTGGCCCGCTGATGGCGATCTATCAGGCGCGGTTCATGAAATACATGCACAACCGCGGCCATATCGACATGGGCGACCGCAAGGTCTGGTGCTTCCTGGGCGACGGCGAGATGGACGAACCCGAAAGCCGCGGTGCAATCAGCCTCGCGGCGCGCGAAAATCTGGACAACCTGATCTTTGTCGTGAACTGCAACCTGCAACGCCTTGACGGCCCGGTGCGCGGCAACGGCAAGATCGTGCAGGAACTCGAAGGCGAATTTCGCGGCGCGGGTTGGGAAGTCAGCAAGCTGCTCTGGGGCAGGGGGTGGGACCAACTGTTGGAAAAGGACGTCTCGGGCAAGCTGCGTCAGTTGATGGATGAAACGGTCGACGGCGACTATCAGACCTTCAAATCCAAGGACGGCGCTTATATCCGCAAGCATTTCTTTGGCAAATATCCCGAAACCGCAGCCTTGGTTGCCGATTGGACGGATGACCAGATCTGGGCCCTGCGCCGGGGCGGGCATGACCCCGAAAAGGTTTATGGCGCGTTCAAATACGCAACCGAGGTGAAGGGCCAGCCGACCTGTCTGTTGATCAAGACCGTCAAAGGCTACGGCATGGGCACCGGCGGCGAGGGACAGAACACCTCGCACCAGCAAAAGAAACTGGCCGAGGATCAACTCCGCGCCTTCCGCGACCGTTTCAAGATCCCGGTCAGCGACGAGGACCTTGGCAAAGCGCCCTTCGTCAGCCTGAACAACGCGCAAAAGGCCTATCTGGCCGAGCGGCGTCAGGCTTTGGGCGGCGATTTCCCCAAGCGCGTCTGGCGCGATACGCCCGCCTTGCAAGTCCCGCCACTCAGCGCCTTCAAGGCCCAGTTGGACTCCAGTGGGGACCGCGAGATCTCGACGACAATGGCCTTTGTGCGCATCCTCACCACGTTGTTGCGCGACAAGAACATCGGCAAGAACATCGTGCCGATCGTGCCCGACGAATCGCGCACCTTCGGCATGGAGGGGCTGTTCCGCTCGGTCGGCATCTACAACCCGCTGGGCCAGCACTATACCCCCGAAGACGCCGATCAGATGATGTATTATCGCGAGACCGAAACCGGTCAGGTCTTGCAGGAAGGCATCAACGAAGCCGGTGCCATGGCGGATTGGATCGCGGCGGCCACGGCCTATTCCAACCACGGCGTCGCGATGGTGCCGTTCTACATCTACTATTCGATGTTCGGTTTTCAGCGTATCGGCGATCTGGCCTGGGCCGCGGGCGACAGCCGTTCGCGCGGCTTCATGCTGGGCGGCACGGCGGGGCGCACAACCTTGAACGGCGAAGGCCTGCAGCATCAGGACGGGCACAGCCATATCCTGGCCGGGACCATTCCGAACTGCATCAGCTATGATCCGACCTTCCAGCACGAGGTCGCGGTGCTGATCCAGCACGGCATGGAGCGGATGTATGCCAAGCAAGAGGACGTCTATTTCTACCTGACCCTGATGAACGAAAACTACGCCCATCCGGCCATGCCAGCCGGGTCCGAGGAGGGGATCATCAAGGGCCTCTACCGGTTGAAAAAGACCAAGCCCGGCAAGAAGCACATCAACTTCATGGGCTCGGGCACCATTCTGGTGCAGGCCATGAAGGCCGCCGACATGCTGGCCGAGGATTTTGGCGTGACCGCCGATATCTGGTCGGCGACCAGCCTGAACGAGCTGGCCCGCGACGGTCAGGACGCGCTGCGCCACAACCGTCTGAACCCGCTGGGCGAGCAGCGCGTGCCCTATGTCACGCAGGCGCTGGATGGCGTCAAAGGCCCGATTATCGCCGCCACCGACTATATGAAGAACTACGCCGAGCAAATCCGCGCCTTTGTTCCCGGTCGCTTTACCGTCCTGGGAACCGATGGGTTTGGCCGCTCGGACAGCCGCGTGAACCTGCGCGAGTTCTTCGAAGTGGACGCAAACCACATCGCGGCGGCGGCAATGGTGGACCTGTTCCGCGAGGGCACCCTTGACGAAAAGACCCTGAAATCGGCGTTAGCCAAATACGAAATCGACGGCAACAAGCCGAACCCCCGTTTGGTTTGA
- a CDS encoding LysR family transcriptional regulator, giving the protein MSYFDNIKTFIRVYELGNMSAAARDMRISPAVASARISQLEEHLGVRLFQRTTRVLNPTEQGNNFYPNAQKILDAVAMAEADINEITLVPRGTIHVSAPLGVGRRLIAPISPEFRLQYPLIEIRLRLSDRRIDLAMESVDVAFFLGIPEDSSLKIRKIADCQRVLCASPAYIAEHGEPKDTDDLKANHACLNLRYPGSPEFRWPIHTDDGVQRINVSGPLECDDGDVLTKWALDDQGIIMKPLFEVAGYIESGVLVPVMMHQPPVSVQMACLYSHRRRQDPKTRLFIDFLIERMTATLNNSNLLL; this is encoded by the coding sequence ATGTCCTACTTTGATAACATCAAGACCTTCATCCGGGTCTATGAGCTTGGCAATATGTCCGCCGCCGCGCGCGACATGCGCATTTCGCCCGCTGTCGCCTCGGCGCGGATCTCGCAGCTCGAGGAACATCTGGGTGTTCGCCTGTTTCAACGCACGACGCGCGTGCTGAATCCGACCGAACAGGGCAACAACTTCTATCCCAATGCGCAAAAGATCCTCGACGCGGTTGCCATGGCCGAGGCGGATATCAACGAAATCACGCTTGTGCCACGCGGGACGATCCATGTCTCTGCGCCCTTGGGGGTTGGCCGACGGTTGATTGCGCCGATCTCGCCTGAATTCCGGCTGCAATATCCGTTGATTGAAATCCGCCTCAGGCTGTCGGACCGGCGCATTGATCTGGCCATGGAAAGCGTGGATGTCGCGTTTTTTCTGGGTATTCCCGAGGATTCCAGCCTGAAAATCCGCAAGATTGCCGATTGCCAGCGCGTCCTGTGCGCGTCGCCGGCCTATATTGCAGAACATGGCGAGCCCAAGGACACCGACGACCTGAAGGCCAATCACGCCTGTCTCAATCTGCGCTATCCCGGCTCGCCCGAGTTCCGCTGGCCAATCCACACCGATGACGGGGTGCAGCGGATCAATGTTTCGGGCCCGCTGGAATGCGATGATGGCGATGTCTTGACGAAATGGGCGCTGGATGATCAGGGCATCATCATGAAACCGCTGTTCGAGGTCGCGGGCTATATCGAAAGCGGCGTCCTGGTTCCGGTGATGATGCACCAGCCGCCGGTCTCGGTGCAGATGGCGTGTCTCTACTCCCATCGGCGGCGGCAAGACCCCAAGACGCGGCTGTTCATTGATTTTCTCATCGAGCGCATGACCGCAACGCTGAACAACTCCAACCTGTTGTTGTGA
- a CDS encoding urate hydroxylase PuuD — protein MHDLATIWDWLGFSVRWLHVITAMAWIGASFYFIALDLGLRKAPNMPVGASGEEWQVHGGGFYHIQKYLVAPANMPDHLIWHKWQSYTTWLSGAALLMMVYWGGAHLYLIDAQKVDFAVWQAILISAASLTIGWILYDALCKSKLGEQPTFLMVLLFVLLVAMAWGYNQIFTGRAALLHLGAFTATIMTANVFFIIMPNQRIVVKDLQEGRTPDPKYGKIAKLRSTHNNYLTLPVIFLMLSNHYPLSFATEYNWVIASLVFLMGVTIRHFFNTMHSTGKGPHWTWLATAVLFVIIMWLSTANLQHDTYDESASRQLNAVEQVFASAEGFDEVTAIIPGRCSMCHAREPGYEGIHHAPRNILLETPADIAANARLIYLHSGASQAMPPANVTWMEPDERAQIRRWYNDAVASGSFLIALN, from the coding sequence ATGCACGATCTGGCAACAATCTGGGATTGGCTGGGCTTTTCGGTCCGCTGGCTGCACGTCATCACGGCAATGGCGTGGATTGGGGCGTCGTTCTATTTCATCGCGCTTGATCTGGGGCTGAGGAAGGCGCCGAATATGCCTGTGGGTGCCAGCGGCGAGGAATGGCAGGTTCACGGCGGTGGCTTCTATCACATCCAGAAATATCTGGTCGCGCCCGCCAACATGCCCGACCACCTGATCTGGCACAAATGGCAAAGCTATACCACCTGGCTGTCAGGGGCGGCGCTGTTGATGATGGTCTATTGGGGCGGCGCGCATCTGTATCTGATCGACGCACAAAAGGTCGATTTCGCGGTCTGGCAGGCGATCCTGATCTCGGCGGCATCGCTGACCATCGGCTGGATCCTCTATGACGCGCTGTGCAAATCCAAATTGGGCGAGCAACCGACGTTCCTGATGGTCTTGTTGTTCGTGCTGCTGGTCGCGATGGCCTGGGGGTATAACCAGATCTTCACCGGGCGCGCCGCATTGCTGCACCTGGGGGCCTTTACCGCGACGATCATGACCGCCAATGTGTTCTTCATCATCATGCCGAACCAGCGCATTGTGGTGAAAGACCTGCAAGAGGGCCGCACGCCCGATCCGAAATACGGCAAGATCGCCAAGCTGCGCTCGACGCATAACAACTACCTGACGCTGCCGGTCATCTTCCTGATGCTGTCGAACCATTACCCGCTGTCCTTTGCGACGGAATACAACTGGGTGATTGCCTCGCTGGTGTTCCTGATGGGTGTCACGATCCGGCATTTCTTCAACACCATGCATTCGACCGGCAAGGGTCCGCACTGGACATGGTTGGCGACGGCGGTGCTGTTCGTGATCATCATGTGGCTGTCGACCGCCAATTTGCAGCACGACACTTATGACGAATCCGCCTCGCGGCAGTTGAACGCGGTGGAGCAGGTGTTCGCCAGCGCCGAAGGGTTTGACGAGGTGACGGCGATCATCCCCGGGCGCTGCTCCATGTGCCACGCGCGCGAGCCGGGCTATGAGGGGATCCACCACGCCCCGCGCAACATCCTGCTGGAGACCCCGGCCGATATCGCCGCGAACGCACGTCTGATCTACTTGCATTCGGGGGCCAGTCAGGCGATGCCTCCGGCCAATGTTACATGGATGGAACCAGACGAGCGCGCGCAAATCCGTCGGTGGTACAATGATGCGGTGGCATCGGGGTCGTTCCTGATTGCCCTGAACTGA
- a CDS encoding CidA/LrgA family protein, whose protein sequence is MIYHLAVLLACQLAGEFLAHSLGLIVPGPVVGMVILLGLFLAFPAAAKAIQPTALGLLSHLSLLFVPAGVGIVGHLGSLGSDGLPILLALFVSTALAIIVGALVFVGVSRLVGGAR, encoded by the coding sequence GTGATCTATCATCTAGCGGTTTTGCTGGCCTGTCAGTTGGCGGGTGAATTTTTGGCCCATAGCCTCGGGTTGATCGTGCCCGGCCCAGTCGTGGGCATGGTCATTCTGCTGGGGCTGTTTCTGGCCTTTCCAGCGGCCGCCAAGGCGATCCAGCCCACGGCGCTGGGCTTGCTGTCGCATCTGTCGCTGCTGTTCGTTCCGGCCGGCGTGGGAATTGTCGGGCATCTGGGGAGCCTCGGGTCTGATGGCCTGCCGATCCTGCTGGCGCTCTTTGTCAGCACCGCGCTGGCGATCATTGTCGGCGCTTTGGTGTTCGTGGGTGTCAGCCGCTTGGTGGGAGGCGCGCGATGA
- a CDS encoding LrgB family protein, with product MTPLPEIWTYLSEEPLLWLTATLVAYGIGDTLFRRAGKRPYVNPVLIAVVLLAALLWATGSTYATYFEGAKFVHFMLGPATVALAAPLYANLGKLRQAALPMMAALLAGSTTAILSVLGIAYAMGVRGEVLLSLAPKSVTAPVALGISEVIGGSPTLTAVLVIMTGIMGAVMATPLLNLLRITDWRARGFSVGVASHGIGTARAFQVNETAGAFAGIGMALNALLTALLAPFLVGFFL from the coding sequence ATGACTCCGCTGCCCGAGATCTGGACCTATCTGTCCGAAGAACCGCTGCTGTGGTTGACCGCGACGCTGGTGGCCTACGGAATCGGCGACACGCTGTTCCGGCGCGCGGGAAAGCGGCCCTATGTGAACCCGGTGCTGATTGCCGTGGTCTTGCTGGCGGCGTTGCTCTGGGCCACGGGTTCGACCTATGCGACCTATTTCGAGGGTGCAAAATTCGTGCATTTCATGCTCGGGCCGGCGACCGTGGCCTTGGCGGCACCGCTTTATGCCAATCTGGGAAAACTCCGTCAGGCGGCCTTGCCGATGATGGCGGCGCTGCTTGCCGGATCGACGACGGCGATCCTGTCGGTGCTGGGGATTGCCTATGCAATGGGCGTGCGCGGCGAGGTGTTGCTGTCGCTGGCCCCGAAATCGGTGACGGCGCCGGTGGCGTTGGGCATCTCCGAGGTGATCGGCGGCTCGCCCACCTTGACGGCGGTTCTGGTGATCATGACCGGGATCATGGGCGCGGTGATGGCCACGCCTTTGTTGAACCTGTTGCGTATCACCGACTGGCGGGCACGCGGCTTTTCCGTGGGCGTCGCCTCGCACGGGATCGGCACGGCGCGCGCCTTTCAGGTGAACGAGACCGCCGGGGCCTTTGCCGGGATCGGCATGGCGCTGAATGCGCTTCTGACCGCGCTTCTCGCGCCGTTTCTGGTGGGGTTTTTCCTGTAA
- a CDS encoding 3-keto-5-aminohexanoate cleavage protein has protein sequence MASLPRIMVAPNGARLTKADHPALPVTIAETVTCAVACQSAGADGIHAHVRDADQRHVLDAGLYLELLRELDQQLPGFYAQITTEAVGRYSPAEQRAVVEAVRPRAVSIGLREIDDEADQRITARFFAFCAEARIHVQHILYDTDDIARFVRRLEDGTIPRGNLAALIVLGRYSAGQRSTPADLEAPATALLSALPGIDWSVCAFGPQETACLGAAAKRGGKARIGFENNRLNADGRVAKDNAARVAELVATLRAEP, from the coding sequence ATGGCATCCCTACCCCGTATCATGGTCGCCCCGAATGGCGCGCGGCTGACCAAGGCCGACCACCCGGCGCTGCCGGTGACGATTGCCGAGACGGTCACCTGCGCCGTGGCCTGCCAATCGGCGGGTGCGGATGGCATCCACGCCCATGTGCGCGACGCGGATCAGCGCCATGTGCTTGACGCGGGGTTGTATTTGGAGCTGCTGCGCGAACTCGACCAGCAGTTGCCCGGCTTTTACGCGCAAATCACCACCGAGGCCGTCGGGCGCTACTCCCCCGCCGAACAGCGCGCCGTGGTGGAAGCGGTGCGCCCGCGCGCGGTCTCTATCGGGCTGCGCGAGATCGACGACGAGGCCGACCAACGCATCACCGCGCGGTTCTTTGCCTTTTGCGCCGAGGCGCGGATCCATGTGCAGCACATCCTCTATGATACCGACGATATCGCGCGCTTTGTCAGGCGGTTAGAGGATGGAACGATTCCACGCGGCAACCTAGCGGCGCTGATCGTGCTGGGCCGCTACAGCGCAGGCCAGCGGTCAACTCCGGCCGATCTGGAGGCCCCGGCAACCGCGTTGCTGTCGGCCCTGCCCGGCATCGACTGGTCGGTCTGTGCCTTTGGTCCGCAGGAGACCGCGTGCCTTGGCGCAGCGGCAAAGCGTGGTGGCAAAGCGCGGATCGGGTTCGAGAACAACCGGTTGAACGCGGACGGCAGGGTTGCAAAGGACAATGCCGCGCGCGTGGCCGAGTTGGTGGCGACCCTGCGCGCGGAACCTTAG
- a CDS encoding aspartate aminotransferase family protein, producing the protein MSHVFPRHTKSLPPVVAGGEGCYLIDTDGKRYLDGSGGAAVSCLGHGDPEVIAAIKAQLDQVAFAHTGFFTSEPAEALADLLIEHAPEGIERVYFVSGGSEATEAAIKLARQYFVEIGQPQRSKIIARKQSYHGNTIGALSAGGNEWRRAQFGPLLLDISHIDPCYEYRLRHDGESLEAYGLRAAQALEDEILRLGPDTVMAFMAEPVVGATAGAVTPAPGYFKRIREICDQYGVLLILDEVMCGMGRTGTLFACEHDQVRPDILCIAKGLGAGYQPIGAMLCSGQIYAAIENGTGFFQHGHTYIGHPVATAAGLAVVRAILDRGLLARVNEMGGKLRTALDAKFGQHPHIGDIRGRGLFLGLELVEDRATKAPFDPARKLAARIKSEAFKAGLICYPMSGTIDGRSGDHVLLAPPFILNDAQVAELTDKLVLAVERALAA; encoded by the coding sequence ATGAGCCATGTTTTTCCACGTCACACCAAATCCTTGCCACCCGTCGTTGCCGGGGGGGAGGGATGCTATCTGATCGACACCGACGGCAAGCGCTATCTTGACGGGTCGGGCGGGGCGGCGGTGTCATGCCTGGGGCATGGCGACCCTGAGGTCATCGCCGCGATCAAGGCCCAACTCGATCAGGTGGCCTTTGCGCATACCGGCTTTTTCACGTCGGAACCGGCCGAGGCTTTGGCCGATCTGTTGATCGAACATGCGCCCGAGGGAATCGAGCGGGTCTATTTCGTCTCGGGCGGGTCCGAGGCCACGGAAGCCGCGATCAAGCTGGCGCGGCAGTATTTCGTCGAAATCGGCCAGCCCCAGCGCAGCAAGATCATCGCCCGCAAGCAAAGTTATCACGGCAACACCATCGGCGCGCTGTCGGCGGGGGGCAACGAATGGCGACGCGCGCAATTCGGCCCGTTGTTGCTGGATATCTCGCATATCGACCCGTGCTATGAATACCGTCTGCGCCACGACGGCGAGAGCCTTGAAGCTTACGGCCTGCGCGCCGCCCAAGCCCTTGAAGATGAGATTCTGCGGCTTGGCCCCGACACCGTGATGGCCTTCATGGCCGAGCCGGTGGTTGGCGCGACGGCCGGGGCCGTGACCCCGGCGCCCGGCTATTTCAAGCGCATCCGCGAGATTTGCGACCAATACGGGGTCTTGTTGATCCTTGATGAGGTCATGTGTGGCATGGGCCGCACCGGCACCTTGTTCGCCTGCGAACACGATCAGGTGCGCCCGGATATCCTGTGTATCGCCAAGGGGTTGGGGGCAGGGTATCAGCCGATTGGCGCGATGCTGTGCTCGGGTCAGATCTATGCGGCCATTGAAAACGGCACCGGTTTTTTCCAGCACGGTCACACCTATATTGGCCACCCCGTCGCGACGGCGGCGGGGCTGGCGGTGGTCCGGGCGATTCTGGATCGGGGGTTGTTGGCGCGGGTCAATGAGATGGGCGGCAAACTGCGCACGGCGCTGGACGCAAAATTCGGTCAACACCCGCATATCGGTGATATCCGCGGGCGCGGGCTATTCCTGGGGCTCGAACTGGTCGAGGATCGCGCCACCAAGGCCCCGTTCGATCCGGCGCGCAAGCTGGCGGCACGCATCAAATCCGAAGCGTTCAAGGCCGGGCTGATCTGCTACCCGATGTCCGGCACCATCGACGGGCGCAGCGGGGACCATGTGCTGCTGGCCCCGCCATTCATCCTGAACGATGCGCAGGTCGCGGAACTGACCGACAAACTGGTGCTGGCCGTTGAGCGCGCCTTGGCGGCTTGA
- a CDS encoding C45 family peptidase, whose product MDLLWRAISESRPGPKWAGLFAEYWPAYRRWWAREGLERRPTYRHCQRALQEHMPEIVPLWEELCVQAGGSDMAARFLSFWCPPPYLSGCSQAVWPGAQPVLVRNYDYSPSAFDRVILRTEWQGRKVIGTSDGLFGLVDGMNDAGLVISLTFGGRRVVGRGFGVPLILRYVLQTCKTAEDAADTLARIPTHMSYNVTVLDKKRTVRTVLMAPDRPAQITHAAVATNHQDKPEWEAHARATATIERERFLLQRLTLHVEPEEKFISAFLKPPLYSMAFQFGFGTLYTAIYRPRRGEMELRWPNSRWPLPLAGFEDESRLVFTPVPLGVIG is encoded by the coding sequence ATGGATCTGCTCTGGCGCGCCATTTCCGAGTCCCGGCCCGGCCCCAAGTGGGCCGGGCTCTTTGCCGAATACTGGCCCGCCTATCGCCGCTGGTGGGCGCGCGAGGGGCTGGAACGGCGTCCGACATATCGCCACTGCCAGCGCGCCTTGCAGGAACACATGCCCGAGATCGTCCCACTATGGGAGGAGCTTTGCGTGCAAGCCGGTGGCAGCGACATGGCGGCGCGCTTCTTGTCGTTCTGGTGCCCGCCGCCCTATCTGTCGGGCTGTTCGCAGGCCGTCTGGCCCGGCGCGCAGCCGGTGCTGGTGCGCAACTATGATTACAGCCCCAGCGCCTTTGACCGGGTGATCCTGCGCACCGAATGGCAAGGCCGAAAGGTCATCGGCACCAGCGACGGGTTGTTCGGTCTGGTCGATGGCATGAATGACGCAGGTCTGGTGATTTCGCTGACCTTTGGCGGCCGTCGTGTGGTCGGCAGGGGGTTTGGCGTGCCGCTGATCCTGCGCTATGTGCTGCAAACCTGCAAAACCGCCGAGGACGCCGCCGACACTCTGGCCCGCATTCCCACGCATATGAGCTATAACGTCACGGTTCTGGACAAGAAACGCACCGTGCGCACCGTGCTCATGGCCCCGGATCGCCCGGCGCAGATCACCCATGCCGCCGTTGCCACCAATCATCAGGACAAACCCGAATGGGAGGCCCACGCCCGCGCCACCGCCACCATCGAGCGCGAACGCTTCCTGCTGCAACGCCTGACCCTGCATGTCGAGCCCGAGGAAAAGTTCATCTCGGCCTTTCTCAAGCCGCCGCTCTATTCGATGGCCTTTCAGTTCGGGTTTGGTACACTCTACACCGCAATCTACCGACCACGGCGCGGTGAAATGGAGCTGCGCTGGCCGAACTCCCGATGGCCCTTGCCTTTGGCAGGGTTTGAGGATGAATCGCGCTTGGTCTTTACGCCAGTTCCCCTAGGAGTCATCGGATGA